TGCTGGGCGCTTCTTCGGAGGGTCGGACGTCATTCGAGTTCTGCAGTGGCGTGCACAATACGTACTTCATACCCACGGACTATGCGTTCAGGAAACTCGGGGCCGTCGAACTGAACCGGTTGTTCGGCAACCCTACACGCATGCGACAAATCCTCGACAACCACCGGGCCGATCGCATCTTGCCGTCGGCGTTGATCGGCACGCGTCAGCAGTAcgagataaaaacaaaaaacgaaatcgTCCGCGTATCCAACGAAGACGACAAGTTTATGGTATGAAGTCCATTATAAATAGTATGTCATTAAAATGTAGTTAACATTTTGATGCTTGAGCAGTCGAGCTgccaatactataataaaataatatagatagtgTTCAAAAGTCATTGCCTATAGTTTAATAGATTGAATTTTTACTATCTAAAAAACGGCTTTCCGATACTAATATAGTTACATCATTTTAGCACCCCCTACAttagtgttaatttatttatctctaGTTGCGGCAGTTGCGccaatgtaagtatattatttgaaagcTTTCTGcgtcgtttttattttgtagatatataaatatatataattacataaaaacaatattgacaagtcaattttaataattagtgtataaatgttataaacagGTCAACGAAGCTGAAATAATTGAAACGGATATAATTACGACCAATGGGCTAGTCCACGTGGTCGACGATCTGATTTTACCACAAAACAGACGGAGAAGCGAATGAATGTCGACTTcacaacttatattattattatataaaatcaaaaaatagtaacatattaatttagtattttagtagaCTATTTTATAATCTGCATTTACACAATTAAGTATCAACAATagtaacaacaatattaacttAGTATAgctgtaggtaataggtatattacctaattattttcaatatattattattatgttaaattgtaaacttatggatttaattttaagttaataaagcacatattatatacctaataaaatttcgtatttctataaaaaattgtttttcattagtTTAAACCAAATCATAGAGTAATACTCTATAGTTTAGACGTGTATTGTACTATTGCCTAATGACGAAAGAAAACcgtaaaaaagtgaaaaaattcGTATATTTACGTCATCATAACGCGCGGCGCAACATTCCTATGACGGCCGTTGGTCTTTGTCACTTATCTATTACTCTTAcgctaaaaatgtatagaacaaAAAACGAATAAGTCACAAATTTTAcgatcttcaatttttatttaagctatttttatcgtaaatttaataattttagatattgtaaaaaaaaccgtaaaaaagtgaaaaataccTATCACCTAAAATCCAAGATTGCGGACGGTTACGGACCTCTGAGGGATGGGGCATTTTTTTTGGTCAATCAGGACCCCAAGATtaaacttaagaggacgctacccatacatttgttgtctccgtcttacacacgcacgacatggcaaattgtcgttcacaagTTTCAATAGAGTGCTGTTAgctttgatattagagtgatttgacctattatcaattttctagataaaaacattatctgtgcttaagcgttggattttattcgatattttaattttcaagcgagatatgagcattttaaatttttgatacttcacatacccatatcttgcttgaaaataaacattttgaaaaatcggcaacgcttaggcacagataatgttcttacctaaaagttttaaaataggtcaattcactctagtatcaaaactaacagcacactattgaaacttgtgAACGACAATATgccatgtcgtgcgtgtgtaagacggagacaacaaatgtatggatagcgtcctcttaagtatttTTTGCAAGGCAACGACTTTTTTAGAGCTCTATTGACTGGATtaatagacaaaacgcgtttacgcagtccGAGTATAAATCGCTCAATTTTGGTACTAGAGTGAAAAtccttattattaaattaaattgtgacaatatttctgaggATAAGTATAGTTgcgttttttattatacctaatataacgattaacgtttattatatcgtttagaaatagcaaaaatttcaacatttttaaaatacctttaatttttttctttaaactcAACGTCTTTCCCTCCAAAATATTGTCATCTTTTAATATTGTGATAGGCGTTTTTATTCTAACTAAATCTAACACTAAAATTGAGCgagttctactcagactgcgttaacgcgttttgtctatgtcgtacgtgtgtaagacggagacaacacatgcgtgtgtgacgtcctcttaactaaCTCATTAAGTAACAAACTTAATTAGGGTGTTGACCAGTTGCCCCCCCCCACGGCTGTTAacgggattttaaaaatataccagttgccctcgcatgattacaatatatagcccgTGTAATAggggaggtaaatatacaaataatatataaaattatttataaaaaataaagtaaaataggtagtataaaatgatagaaaattatcatattttgtaataattactaataaaataatatgaagacaatagtcaataaaataataaatattataattatgtggcatacatacaatgttataatttgacaacacaaaaaaaaaaaattagataaattattatgttttgttataattactaatagattttacaaaatctagtctactaatattcttgttttatatttatttaaaaatcttcaATTCTggctttttttgtttaagtatgtgcaattagtaatatttttaatttcgtttacacTGCCTATAgcactgtatgtctgtatgtatttgttttattacaaaatacaatatcatatataattgcaagtataaaaattatttaactttatttttataaacaattttatttattgtttatatattatttacctcccctattttacgggctatatattgtaatcgtgtatatatttacatatgagAGCAACTGGTACATTTGGTTGAGGGCAACTGGCTACTGGCACATATTGCTCTAGGACCTAGGTAGTTTAAGGggaattggtataaaaaaaggtacttttgggggcaactggtacatgccccttagttaataggtctatcgttattcgtttatatataaatgtgtaaaaaaataaagttcttGAATAGGCAATGTAAACAGGCAGTCGATTTCGAGATAAGTATTATCTAAAGCAGTGATCACTGaccaatcattaaaaatcattttaataacaattacccAACTACTATGACTTGTGAGATCagagttattacattttatctttgaacacaattattataatattataatagttcaaattaaaacaacataGATAGGTAGCACAATAATGAACTTGGCTTATGATTTTGTATTCTGTGTTGATAATGCAGTTATCAGCGAAATTCCGAACATTCAAGGTGTGTCATCCGTCGAAAACTATCCAACAGCTGCTTTGGGACGAAAATTCGACGATTGCACCGGATTACAACCCATCCAGGTACGATTCGTTTTATATATAGATCAAAACATTACCCTTAACTCACCAGTTGCTTGACGTCTTGAAGAGGGTGTCGGCAGTTTTGAGTAAATTACTAGGTAGTAGTTACGGGTCTTCTATCCAAAACCGTCTGATGCTCCGATGGGTTATGACGAGTGGCTACTGAATCCAAGCAACGACCAAATATCACCATCGACAAAtatatactctgttcagcgaCAACAATAATCATAggtattactaattagtatttgttgcgttatttatttttcaggttAAGAATTGAAAAGCGCGCGTCACATTATCACCGACGGTGACGAAATTTGATACCGTTTCATGTTACAAGACGATACGATATACCAGCAGCTGCATACTTGGGAATTGTGAGTTGGGACGCCATCAATCGTGTTGGATATCATTGTACTTAGAAACGATGACGGAGACGTTCAAATTGTCCGACTACGATTGCGTCGGTTTCGACCTAGACAATACGTTATGCGAATACCGCATAGGGCCCATGGTCCAGATGATTTATGACGTGCTGATCGATTACCTTATAAAAAACTGTAATTACTCGGACAAACATCTGCGGCAGCCAATAGATTTTGATTTCTTTCAGCGGGGTCTGTTTTTAGATGCTGAAAaaggtaacattttaaaaatcaacggTACCGGTCAAATACTAAGAGCAGCCCATGGCACTAATTTCATGTCCGACGAAGAAATCATGTCCGTGTATGGCCCTAACAGGACGTGGGCGGTGACTGATGTGTTTGTAGAAAATTTTCTAGAAACATGGAACGGACCCATGTCTGAAAAAATTAGACCTCTActtgatttttttgatattcCCGTGTCACTTGTATTTGGACGTTGTATTGACGGCATTGATAACATATCTCGCCCTCAAACCTATAATGTCTGGCCTGATGTGTTAAAAGGCTTGGTCTATATGTACTCCAGGGAAAACTTTTCAGCTAATACTAGCGATTATTTTCGATACTTGAAATCTACTccctctttatattataataaatgtccaGACTATGTGCTTAACTGGCTTAAAGAATTAAAACAAACCAAAAAAGTTTTCCTGATTTCGGGATCACATGTTGACTACGCCAATTTTACAGCTACACAGTCATTAGGTGAAAATTGGAAAGAACTATTTGACATAGCTGTTTTTTATTCAAGAAAACCAGGATTTTTCACTACGAATAGACCATTTTATAACACCGATACTCAAATGTTAAACGAATGTGGTATTGTGGACAACATAcagtttaacaatatttatagtcaAGGTAATTGGGATCAGTtacatgatttattaaaaagagAAACTGGGAAGTCTAACCCGAAGTGCTTGTATGTTGGCGATAATATACTGCAAGATGTCGTAGCTCCTGCCAAGTTCTCTGGTCTAGATACTATAGCTGTTGTTGAGGAAATGAAATTAGATtcaaatgataatgatattaatcCTGACAATAACATGTTAAGAACGAACAAATGGAGTTCATATCTGGTCGACTGCGACAAAAAAGACACATCCATTTGGACTTCATTCATTGCGAATCATGGAAAACTTTGTATTCCGTCCATAAAGAATTTGGCAAAAAAGcctataaattttgaatttacacCATTTACCAAGAATAAAATCACTTTTAATGGCAATGGATTTTTCCCATTTATACCGAATAGcttatacaaaattttaaaataataatgtaaagacattaatacatttttcttacaattttaaatggtttttgtattaatttgtgaATGCTTTTACTGTACCAAACGTATAACCACAATAACTACATATTTTCTGTGCTCAATTGCtaactaaacatatttaataattatttatatggaaACAATTAAACAAGTTACTTCATCGTCATAAAAAGTAAAAGTCTATTGTTCAGTTAatgattaactataaaaatgaactacaaattacaatctatgtcaagttaattttttcaaaaatgtttggcACATTTGGGAAGAACTATACTACGACTATTATTCAGATAATTATCTAAGTATAATTTTACACCGCTGTCTGGTATTGATATATAAAAGTACACTATACATTATGATGCATGAAAACTCTAGTATTACGCATTACCCACGCCTAGGGCAGCACTTAAGCAGCATTTTTTGCTTAAATTTATCAtcttaaaaaatcttaattggactggtgtatttaaaaatacaatactttGAATACaggataatattctaaaaaaggaattttaatgtgaattaacaataatcaaaaatttaaattattaacaataataaacactaAAAACTTGATCATAACCcattaacaaaaaacattttaaatagaattaatttttgtgaaattaacatgattaaaaaaaattatcaacccTGATTTTAGCTAAACTAATTTTCCTTTGTTGGATGAtgcacagtatataatattcccTCAGTAATGTACCCTGCAACAAATATCAAGAATTAATAACAGTTTTGGACTTGGATCTAAGAGGTACTTACAATCTGATGTACTAGTACAGAGAACAATTAAGTGATCATTGATTATAATGTCTCGATAGCTATAGCAATACCCATACCTCCGCCAATACATAAGGATGCTATTCCTCGTTTTTTGCCGGTCCTCAACAATATGTGCACCAACGTAACCAATACTCGAGCACCTAAATTAAATGGATCACATAATTTAGTCACatgaatttaattgttttatggttcataatattatctcaaattgattaatttataaattgtatttatttgtaaaattgaattaaattattatatttaaaatgtttttttttatacaatattaatttagttattagttaaacaaacaatctgttatttatttattgttctaaAGATCTAAATATTGATAGTTGACACTTATGcgataattaattcaatatatattatacgattggtAGCGGCAGTAGTTGCATTCAGTCACGAAATATGTTCTGAGTACAAGCACCGGCCGGTGTCACTAGTTCCCAGATAAGGACCGTCCGGGTTTCAGAGACAAATCCTTGcgatacaatatacatacacacacgtgTTCCAACCCGACCGTACCGCCCCCCTCTACAAATAGCTAATGGCCAAAGTTgccaaatagataaataataaaaaaaaaaattatatgataatttatactataaattatggcCCCTTTCTTATTAAACATACTAAATGGCCTATCCgatattatgattcataattttttgataccaattaattattttatgtacaatttaaaacctGTGACGACCAAGTGTAGTCATTGACATTTTACCATACTCtttgtgttttaattataatattatggttcagtttaatttaattttaagcgtCTATcacataataacaacaatattcatACCAGATGCTCCGATAGGATGACCCAATGAAATGGCACCTCCATTAACATTTACTTTCTCTGAAGTTATTCCTAAATCACGCTCTACAGCAATTGAATGTGCAGCATATGCTTcgtttaattcaaaaatatccaCGCTATCCATTGTCCAACCAGCTTTTTCAATCTATTAATGTggtaacatttttagttaattactCAATGTTAAGTGTTAAGTATGTTGAGCATGCATACATAGCTATTTGTAGACTTAAAAGATTACAgctgtacattatattacattgtattaaaattatatttggctTTAAATAGAAATTGTTAACACCTACCGTCTTAAACACAGCAGGTACTGGTCCCATACCCATTATTTTTGGATCAAGCCCGCACACAGCATGAGCAACGATTTTAGCCATTGGAGTACAACCTCGTTTTTTACATTCTTCTCCGTTCATTAAAAGAACTACTGCAGCACCATCATTTCTTCCTGATGCATTTCCGACAGTGACTACACCACCATtctaaatatgaacaaaaacattcaaattaggtacttctaaaattatattatatgtatgtctaatgatttataaactaaCAGGTTTAAAAGCTGGTTTCAATGCAGATAATGAATTTAAAGTTATATCATTTCTTGGATATTCATCTGTGTCAAATACGATGGTATTCTGTCGCATTTTCACTTCAACAGGTGCTATTTCATCTTTGAAGTAACCATTTTTTTGAGCTTCTGCTGTCCGTTTCTGAGACTCAAAAGCATAATTGTCTTGAAGTTCCcttgaaatattatactgttcagCAATATTTTCAGCTGAAaagaacatatttaattaattaatagtcaaatatatataaaaatctcgtatCACAATGTTTGGTCAGGATGAACTCCGAAACTACTGGACCGATCTTGACGAATTTTTTAACACTGTGTGTAATTTGATCTAATTTAAAAGATAGGATAGTTTTTATCTCGAGTAAGgcccttaatattttttttattgcaataattataaaaaagaaagtTATAGAGAGGAAACTCCAGGTATCTTGCCTGCCAGTTCGGCCTTGTTCATGCAtaatggacaaaataaaaaataacctgCTCCATATTACCAAAGTAGTAAGTTATGAAGATGGAGAATGAAAAACCTAACGTATAATGGcagttttttcaatatttaaattttaaatcaaaatgtttatattaaatatcgtTGTAACAAACCAGATGTACACATACTGCCATTACAGGTTGAAATGCCATAAGCCACAATATTTCAGACTTACGTGCTACTTACCAACCTATACAAgctaaattattctttttatttttacctacatttttcattgtttattgGACATTTTAGCTTAGGAGggaagtacaaaaatataaaaagtagtaattaacatactttaatttataattaaaaaatcaaaaaaactgtTCTATTTTTACCTAAAACCCACAGttaaataggtagatattagAATAACTcaactaatttaaattcaaacccatcttttacataattttttgatttaccaGTTATGCCCATATGTATGTTGTTAAATGCGTCTGTCAAACCATCGTATAGCATCGTATCTATCAATTCTGTGTTACCCATTTTGATACCAGATCGCAAATTTACAACATGAGGAGCGTTACTCATGCTCTCTTGGCCACCTGCAATGACAATTGAAGAATCTCCGCATTTGATTGACTGGTATCCATGAACCACAGCCCTAGGGGACAATCaccttatttttttcatataatttaaataatttttatcctaCATAACAAACTAGTTAGTtttctatgtaggtacctaatatataataaataatgttcatgaataattttaaatttcaactcaCTTCAGCCCAGATCCACAGAGCAGGTTGATACCATGAGCAGGTACAGTGATTGGAATTCCAGCATTTATCGAAGCTTGTCTTGCTGGATTTTGACCTTGTCCAGCTGTAAGggtctataaaatattcatataattgttatatatttttacaagcaCGTGTATCACTAAGTACTGAAAATgtgacatattgtatatatttttgtttacctGTCCAAGAATAACTTCAGACACTTCATTTGAATTGACATTAGCTCTTTTAAGTACTTCTGAAATCACTATGGAGCCTAATTGATGAGCTTTCAAAGACGACAATGAACCGCCAAATGAACCTAgagtaaatacacaatattaattatattcaaaaccaaAGGTGAATTGTGGTCAaagatttttcattaaatcaaaCAGATGTACAGAAGAAATACATCatacgtatacattatattcataacacatccaaataaaatttaaatctacatTTCAAAATGTTCCAACTAACTAGCCACTAGGTTACCATCAACCATAGTCCATAGGTCCACCGTATGGCGGACCTTGAATGGTTTTTTTCTGGCCTGttgacaaaaatttattttgaattaaatgagattttttttagtttacatGCAACCCTTATTTAaccatatttcattttaaacaaaaatatattagttgtcTTCAATATatgctattaaataatatgtaatagcaGATATTAcgttatactattaaattactgATATAATTGGTATACAtccaacaataatttacaataattatctgAACTAGATACTCTTAAGTTTaatgatcaaaaatataaatcataaaaccaACTTGAGTCTTATTAAAGTATAACttgtattttatctttaaattaataaacaataaacattaatagAATAATGAATGACCAATAAAGGTAatccattaaattttaaaacctatTAAGAATTTCGAAATTTCTTGATAAAG
This is a stretch of genomic DNA from Acyrthosiphon pisum isolate AL4f chromosome A3, pea_aphid_22Mar2018_4r6ur, whole genome shotgun sequence. It encodes these proteins:
- the LOC100164451 gene encoding acetyl-CoA acetyltransferase, cytosolic, with protein sequence MADEVYIVSAVRTPIGSFGGSLSSLKAHQLGSIVISEVLKRANVNSNEVSEVILGQTLTAGQGQNPARQASINAGIPITVPAHGINLLCGSGLKAVVHGYQSIKCGDSSIVIAGGQESMSNAPHVVNLRSGIKMGNTELIDTMLYDGLTDAFNNIHMGITAENIAEQYNISRELQDNYAFESQKRTAEAQKNGYFKDEIAPVEVKMRQNTIVFDTDEYPRNDITLNSLSALKPAFKPNGGVVTVGNASGRNDGAAVVLLMNGEECKKRGCTPMAKIVAHAVCGLDPKIMGMGPVPAVFKTIEKAGWTMDSVDIFELNEAYAAHSIAVERDLGITSEKVNVNGGAISLGHPIGASGARVLVTLVHILLRTGKKRGIASLCIGGGMGIAIAIETL
- the LOC100163842 gene encoding 5'-nucleotidase domain-containing protein 1 — its product is MTETFKLSDYDCVGFDLDNTLCEYRIGPMVQMIYDVLIDYLIKNCNYSDKHLRQPIDFDFFQRGLFLDAEKGNILKINGTGQILRAAHGTNFMSDEEIMSVYGPNRTWAVTDVFVENFLETWNGPMSEKIRPLLDFFDIPVSLVFGRCIDGIDNISRPQTYNVWPDVLKGLVYMYSRENFSANTSDYFRYLKSTPSLYYNKCPDYVLNWLKELKQTKKVFLISGSHVDYANFTATQSLGENWKELFDIAVFYSRKPGFFTTNRPFYNTDTQMLNECGIVDNIQFNNIYSQGNWDQLHDLLKRETGKSNPKCLYVGDNILQDVVAPAKFSGLDTIAVVEEMKLDSNDNDINPDNNMLRTNKWSSYLVDCDKKDTSIWTSFIANHGKLCIPSIKNLAKKPINFEFTPFTKNKITFNGNGFFPFIPNSLYKILK